A region from the Aegilops tauschii subsp. strangulata cultivar AL8/78 chromosome 5, Aet v6.0, whole genome shotgun sequence genome encodes:
- the LOC141023227 gene encoding uncharacterized protein, translating into MAHTASFKKVKAFSQSDLDDANNFTNISSHNRLVRYRDEGKARKGEDFNPSQGPIDPELVMISGGGRSHGSIAIGDGLIRCPSTLPEIKARQSSSAPEIRPRERPVQLAIKAAIQSERDRTEKLLAEAAEKQQELEERTTKMMEEERARNDMQARAMYELLVSVCEKTGQTAPPMPVIAPGTTRNSRQASHDPSPATDTSHPAATPPGSW; encoded by the exons atggcccacactgcctctttcaagaaagtcaaggctttctctcagtctgacctcgatgatgcaaacaacttcaccaacatctcctcccacaacaggctcgtgagatatagagatgaggggaaggcgaggaaaggggaggactttaacccgagccagggtcccattgatccagagctggtgatgatatctggtggcgggaggtcccatggctccatagccattggagatggacttatccgttgtcctagcactctcccggagatcaaggcgcgccagtcgagctccgctcctgagataaggcctcgtgaacggccagtgcaactcgccatcaag gctgctatacagagtgagagagatcgaacggagaaacttctggcggaggcggcggagaagcagcaggagttggaggagaggacgacaaagatgatggaggaggagagggcacggaatgacatgcaggcaagggccatgtacgagctccttgtg tctgtgtgcgagaagacaggtcagaccgctccgccgatgccagtgattgctcctgggaccacg cgtaactccagacaagcatcgcacgatccttctccagctaccgacacgagccaccccgctgctacacctcctggatcttggtaa